Proteins co-encoded in one Streptomyces sp. NBC_01571 genomic window:
- a CDS encoding NADPH-dependent F420 reductase: MSSISIIGLGNLARALAGRALAGGNAVEIIGRDQAKAKELAAALGGATVGTAGTAPAGDIVVLAVPYAGAAAVVREYGDVLRGKIIVDVTNPVAPDLQGFVVPDDSSGAQEIAKAAPDDAYVVKAFNTVFSHVLAAGPAEDRPLDVFIAGDDAQAKARVSTFVESLGLRPWDIGELFMARALENAGLLELGLMNHSVKHANFSLGIALLG; the protein is encoded by the coding sequence ATGAGCAGCATCAGCATTATCGGCCTGGGGAACCTGGCCCGTGCTTTGGCCGGCCGGGCGCTCGCCGGCGGTAACGCCGTCGAGATCATCGGCCGCGACCAGGCCAAGGCCAAGGAATTGGCCGCTGCGCTCGGTGGCGCCACGGTCGGGACGGCCGGCACCGCCCCGGCCGGGGACATCGTTGTCCTCGCCGTGCCGTACGCCGGCGCGGCGGCGGTGGTGAGGGAGTACGGGGACGTACTGCGCGGCAAGATCATCGTTGACGTCACCAACCCCGTAGCCCCCGACCTTCAAGGCTTCGTCGTCCCCGACGACAGTTCTGGCGCACAGGAGATCGCCAAGGCGGCTCCCGACGACGCGTATGTCGTCAAGGCGTTCAACACTGTGTTCTCACACGTTCTGGCGGCCGGCCCGGCCGAGGATCGCCCTCTGGACGTGTTCATCGCCGGCGACGACGCGCAGGCGAAGGCACGCGTGTCAACGTTCGTCGAGAGCCTTGGGCTGCGCCCCTGGGACATCGGGGAACTGTTCATGGCGCGGGCACTGGAGAACGCCGGCCTGCTGGAGCTGGGCCTCATGAACCACTCCGTCAAGCACGCCAATTTCTCCCTCGGCATCGCCCTGCTCGGCTGA
- a CDS encoding Gfo/Idh/MocA family protein, translating to MRTAPIRFGIVGSGWRAEFFARLARLLPERLAVAGVVTRSAERVARLEAEWGVPAFRTVSELCAAEPEFVIPSVPWEITPQVVQELVERAVPVLAETPPAPDVRGLRELWDAVGGATRAGGGGLVQVAEQYTLMPGHAARTALVREGVIGRVTSVQVSSTHMYHAMSLIRHTLGVACGPVTVTARAFTAPLADPLSPAGWSDDLTPKDSVNTLAFLDFGGARTGLYDFTDNQWWNPLRARRIVVRGSLGEMVDDTVVRMADPRTPVESPLLRRRTGTDLNLEGAEVHHISFDGRVVWRNDYLGASLSEDDLAVVDLLCRTGAWVRDAGPEPYPLAEGCQDHLLALAVEESARTGAPVTTAVEAWAAR from the coding sequence GTGAGGACAGCACCCATACGGTTCGGCATCGTGGGCAGTGGCTGGCGGGCCGAGTTCTTCGCCCGACTGGCGAGGCTGCTGCCCGAGCGGCTGGCGGTGGCCGGCGTGGTGACACGTTCGGCCGAGCGCGTTGCCCGACTGGAGGCGGAGTGGGGTGTACCCGCCTTCCGGACGGTCAGCGAACTGTGCGCCGCTGAACCCGAGTTCGTCATCCCGTCGGTGCCGTGGGAGATCACGCCGCAGGTCGTACAGGAACTCGTCGAGCGTGCGGTGCCGGTCCTCGCCGAGACTCCGCCGGCGCCCGACGTACGCGGCCTTCGGGAGTTGTGGGATGCCGTGGGGGGCGCGACACGCGCCGGGGGCGGCGGACTCGTCCAGGTCGCGGAACAGTACACCCTGATGCCCGGCCACGCCGCTCGCACGGCACTCGTACGCGAGGGCGTGATCGGCCGGGTCACGTCCGTCCAAGTGTCCTCGACGCACATGTATCACGCGATGTCGCTGATCCGGCACACGCTGGGTGTCGCCTGCGGGCCCGTCACTGTGACCGCCCGGGCCTTCACCGCCCCGCTCGCCGATCCGCTGTCCCCCGCCGGTTGGTCGGACGATCTCACGCCCAAGGACTCCGTCAACACCCTCGCCTTCCTGGACTTCGGTGGGGCCCGCACGGGCCTGTACGACTTCACGGACAACCAGTGGTGGAATCCGCTGCGCGCCCGCCGGATCGTGGTACGCGGCTCGCTCGGCGAGATGGTGGACGACACGGTGGTACGGATGGCCGATCCGCGCACGCCCGTGGAGTCCCCGCTGCTACGTCGCCGAACCGGGACGGATCTCAATCTCGAAGGCGCGGAGGTGCACCACATCTCGTTCGACGGACGGGTGGTGTGGCGCAACGACTACCTGGGCGCGAGCTTGTCCGAGGACGATCTCGCCGTCGTGGACCTGCTGTGCCGCACGGGGGCATGGGTCCGGGACGCCGGCCCCGAACCGTATCCGCTGGCCGAAGGCTGCCAGGACCATCTGCTGGCGTTGGCCGTCGAAGAGTCGGCGCGTACGGGCGCGCCGGTGACGACCGCCGTAGAGGCATGGGCGGCACGCTGA
- a CDS encoding NADPH-dependent F420 reductase, whose protein sequence is MSNISIIGTGNMARTIGARAVAGGNTVEVMGRDQSKAADLATALGSGTTTGEWGTAPAGDIVIVALLYDGVVPVVAQYGDALAGKVIVDISNPFNSTFDGLAHREGTSIAQEVAKAAPASASVVKAFNTIFRHVLEKGRPDVFLAGDNARAKARVEAFIETLGLRPLDVGGLKMAHWLEGAGVVTVGLANHGVGNLDFALSVTELPV, encoded by the coding sequence ATGAGTAACATCAGCATCATCGGCACCGGGAACATGGCCCGCACCATCGGCGCGCGGGCGGTAGCGGGCGGCAACACCGTCGAGGTCATGGGCCGCGATCAGTCCAAGGCCGCGGACCTGGCCACGGCTCTCGGCAGCGGCACCACGACGGGAGAATGGGGCACCGCCCCGGCCGGGGACATCGTCATAGTGGCCCTGCTGTACGACGGCGTCGTGCCGGTAGTCGCCCAGTACGGCGACGCTCTCGCGGGCAAGGTCATCGTCGACATCAGCAACCCCTTCAACTCCACGTTCGACGGGCTGGCCCACCGCGAGGGGACCTCGATCGCGCAGGAAGTCGCCAAGGCCGCCCCGGCAAGCGCCAGCGTGGTGAAGGCGTTCAACACCATCTTCCGCCACGTCCTGGAGAAGGGTCGGCCCGACGTCTTCCTCGCCGGCGACAACGCGCGAGCCAAGGCGCGTGTCGAAGCGTTCATCGAGACCCTCGGGCTGCGCCCGCTGGACGTCGGCGGCCTGAAGATGGCGCACTGGCTGGAAGGAGCGGGCGTGGTCACGGTGGGCCTCGCCAACCACGGAGTGGGGAACCTGGACTTCGCCCTCAGCGTCACCGAACTTCCCGTCTGA
- a CDS encoding TetR/AcrR family transcriptional regulator: MTELEKGPTGRRRGRGARERIISASQQLFREQGINRTGMDQLCAAAQVSKRTAYQHFTGKDELVAEYLRRFDPSVLSGVFDRPDLTPRERLLAAFDIPANTPLCPYIATAVELHDPEHPASQYARDYKKAVAARLADTAREAGAADPEQLGEQLALLIDGAAARTRVLNADAFPTAAAIAAVLIDNAIPATAGDDRRREEVSS, encoded by the coding sequence ATGACGGAGTTGGAGAAGGGCCCCACGGGCCGCCGCCGCGGCAGAGGCGCCCGCGAGCGCATCATCAGCGCGTCCCAGCAGCTGTTCCGCGAGCAGGGCATCAACCGCACCGGCATGGACCAGCTCTGTGCGGCGGCCCAGGTATCCAAGCGCACGGCCTACCAGCACTTCACCGGCAAGGACGAACTCGTCGCCGAGTACCTGCGCCGGTTCGACCCCTCCGTTCTGTCCGGCGTGTTCGACCGCCCCGACCTCACGCCGCGCGAACGGCTCCTCGCCGCCTTCGACATCCCCGCCAACACCCCCCTGTGCCCCTACATCGCCACCGCCGTCGAACTCCACGACCCCGAGCACCCCGCGTCCCAGTACGCACGCGACTACAAGAAAGCCGTCGCCGCGCGGCTCGCCGACACCGCCCGCGAAGCCGGCGCCGCCGACCCTGAACAGCTCGGCGAGCAGCTTGCCCTGCTCATCGACGGCGCCGCGGCACGCACCCGGGTCCTCAACGCCGACGCCTTCCCCACCGCCGCCGCCATCGCCGCCGTCCTCATCGACAACGCCATCCCCGCCACAGCCGGCGACGACCGGCGGCGGGAGGAAGTGTCGAGTTGA
- a CDS encoding SDR family NAD(P)-dependent oxidoreductase, which translates to MGKLDGKVAVITGGTTGMALAGAKLFVDEGAHVFITGRRQEALDEAVQQIGRNVTGVQGDAADLDDLDRLYDTVKREKGSLDVLWASAGGGEPAPLGEITEAQFDTWFGLNARGTLFTVQKALPLFNDGGSILMTGSNASLGAFPGWSVYAGSKAVQQAWARIWLNELKDRRIRVNVLTPGQVATAKQAELFDEATKRQFESLIPRGQMGHPDEIATAALFLASDDSSYVNGMELVADGGTTAI; encoded by the coding sequence ATGGGAAAGCTTGACGGCAAGGTCGCGGTCATCACCGGCGGCACCACCGGCATGGCGCTGGCCGGCGCGAAGCTGTTCGTCGACGAGGGAGCGCACGTCTTCATCACCGGCCGCCGCCAGGAGGCCCTGGACGAGGCCGTGCAGCAGATCGGCCGCAACGTCACCGGCGTCCAGGGAGACGCCGCCGACCTGGACGACCTGGACCGCCTGTACGACACCGTCAAGCGGGAGAAGGGCAGCCTCGACGTGCTGTGGGCCAGCGCGGGAGGCGGCGAGCCCGCCCCGCTCGGCGAGATCACCGAGGCTCAGTTCGACACCTGGTTCGGGCTCAACGCCCGCGGCACCCTGTTCACCGTCCAGAAGGCCCTCCCGCTCTTCAACGACGGCGGCTCCATCCTCATGACCGGCTCCAACGCCTCCCTCGGTGCCTTCCCCGGCTGGAGCGTCTACGCCGGCAGCAAGGCCGTCCAGCAGGCCTGGGCCCGAATCTGGCTCAACGAACTCAAGGACCGCCGCATCCGCGTCAACGTCCTGACCCCCGGCCAGGTCGCCACCGCCAAGCAGGCAGAACTCTTCGACGAGGCCACCAAGCGCCAGTTCGAGTCCCTCATCCCCCGCGGCCAGATGGGCCACCCCGACGAGATCGCCACCGCCGCCCTCTTCCTCGCCTCCGACGACTCCAGCTACGTCAACGGCATGGAACTCGTCGCCGACGGCGGCACCACCGCCATCTGA
- a CDS encoding Tn3 family transposase: MFYGRESVLTGADRDHAEVSMLALHLPQSSLVLINTQLLQAVFRDPRWAGKLTAADRRGLSPLFRSHANPYGRSHLDMAPRLDITRR; this comes from the coding sequence ATCTTCTACGGCCGCGAGAGCGTCCTCACCGGCGCCGACCGCGACCACGCCGAGGTCTCCATGCTCGCACTCCATCTCCCGCAATCCAGCCTGGTCCTGATCAACACCCAGCTTCTCCAGGCGGTCTTCCGCGACCCGCGGTGGGCCGGGAAGCTCACCGCCGCAGACCGGCGCGGGCTGTCCCCGCTGTTCCGGTCCCACGCCAACCCGTACGGGAGATCTCACCTCGATATGGCCCCCAGGCTCGACATCACCAGGAGGTAG
- a CDS encoding DUF4142 domain-containing protein, translating into MGGALALTLCALAYPAMLGLDTVSTTPDRVIANTQWGPLTEGERDFVVKVRAAGLWEHPLGQIGLQKGQSKAVKTASQHLVDGHAALDTSCRKIAPMLNITLPNVASPQQEGFVTQLKGESGRQFDVDFANILRMTHGSIFNTIAKVRSTTKNTLIRALANQANDTVLDHITVMEKTGLVDFDTTVFNQTTPPKLPKSDMTPPNPVPGQPQVVLAPPPNPTSTPLDLSAS; encoded by the coding sequence GTGTCGACCACCCCCGACCGGGTCATCGCAAACACACAGTGGGGACCGCTGACAGAAGGCGAACGGGACTTCGTGGTCAAGGTGCGCGCGGCCGGCCTGTGGGAGCACCCGCTCGGCCAGATCGGCCTGCAGAAGGGACAGAGCAAAGCCGTCAAGACCGCGAGCCAGCACCTCGTCGACGGGCACGCCGCCCTGGACACGAGTTGCCGCAAGATCGCACCGATGCTGAACATCACGCTGCCCAACGTGGCGAGTCCTCAACAGGAGGGCTTCGTCACTCAGCTGAAGGGGGAATCGGGGCGGCAGTTCGACGTCGACTTCGCCAACATCCTTCGCATGACCCACGGCTCGATCTTCAACACGATCGCCAAGGTCCGTTCTACCACCAAGAACACGCTGATCCGCGCCCTGGCCAATCAGGCGAACGACACGGTGCTCGACCACATCACCGTGATGGAGAAGACCGGACTCGTCGACTTCGACACCACGGTCTTCAACCAGACCACCCCGCCCAAGCTGCCCAAGTCCGACATGACCCCGCCGAATCCGGTGCCAGGTCAGCCCCAGGTCGTTCTCGCCCCGCCGCCCAACCCGACTTCCACACCGCTGGATCTGAGCGCCTCCTGA
- a CDS encoding site-specific integrase, protein MTVVGDVDGFLYHLRFGRARAESTTKTYTGHLKRFHAWCGEHDLSPEHAAAELSHYLTKLRTTPWLTSGRGRGQLPQDSTLAPALAAIHGFYLHLADLRRISAKAVDTGELQSAVDLAPEMLISEIAPPVHAPVTASNS, encoded by the coding sequence TTGACGGTCGTCGGGGACGTGGACGGCTTCCTCTATCACCTGCGCTTCGGCCGGGCCCGCGCGGAATCGACCACGAAGACGTACACAGGTCACCTCAAGCGCTTCCACGCCTGGTGCGGCGAGCACGACCTGTCGCCGGAACACGCGGCCGCCGAACTCTCGCACTACCTGACGAAGCTGAGGACCACGCCCTGGCTGACGAGCGGCCGCGGCCGGGGGCAGCTCCCACAGGACTCCACGCTCGCCCCCGCCCTGGCGGCGATCCACGGCTTCTACCTGCACCTGGCCGACCTCCGCCGGATCAGCGCGAAGGCGGTCGACACCGGCGAACTCCAGTCCGCCGTTGATCTCGCGCCGGAGATGCTCATCAGCGAAATAGCCCCACCGGTACACGCCCCGGTCACGGCCTCGAACTCCTGA
- a CDS encoding DUF899 family protein has protein sequence MTATNKPPVVSRSEWLAAHDALRAREKAHTWEGDAIAAARRRLPMTEVDPSTPLVGGNGRVSLIDVFDGRTQLFASYHMWHDGRPAADQCEGCTFFTGQVRELSYLHQRDVTFAAFCQGPYEESERYRRFMGWEMPWYSVPAESRERLLTGRHFGMKACYLRDGDRVYETYWTTGRGVEPMTPSYGILDMTLYGRQEVWEDSPEGWPQPYETRGQQFRRNGRPTAQWTRIAAGHEDDLYGGQSSTGSSGGTGSSDCCG, from the coding sequence ATGACTGCTACGAACAAGCCGCCGGTCGTCTCCCGCTCGGAGTGGCTGGCCGCACACGACGCCCTCCGCGCCCGGGAGAAGGCGCACACCTGGGAGGGCGATGCGATCGCCGCCGCACGGCGACGGCTGCCCATGACCGAGGTCGACCCGTCGACCCCGCTTGTCGGAGGCAACGGAAGGGTTTCCCTGATCGACGTCTTCGACGGCCGTACCCAGCTGTTCGCGTCGTACCACATGTGGCACGACGGCCGCCCCGCCGCCGACCAGTGCGAGGGCTGCACCTTCTTCACCGGCCAGGTCCGCGAACTGTCCTATCTGCACCAGCGTGACGTCACTTTCGCCGCCTTCTGCCAGGGACCCTACGAGGAGTCCGAACGCTACCGGCGCTTCATGGGCTGGGAGATGCCGTGGTACTCCGTACCCGCCGAGTCCCGCGAACGGCTCCTCACCGGCCGTCACTTCGGCATGAAGGCGTGCTACCTCCGCGACGGGGACCGCGTCTACGAGACGTACTGGACCACCGGCCGCGGGGTCGAGCCCATGACGCCCTCCTACGGCATCCTCGACATGACCCTCTACGGACGACAGGAGGTCTGGGAGGACTCCCCGGAAGGCTGGCCGCAGCCGTACGAGACCCGCGGCCAGCAGTTCCGCAGGAACGGACGGCCGACCGCGCAATGGACACGGATCGCTGCCGGGCACGAGGACGACCTTTACGGCGGACAGTCCAGCACGGGCAGCTCGGGCGGCACGGGCAGCTCGGACTGCTGCGGCTGA
- a CDS encoding alkaline phosphatase, producing MQPSASVSPSGHSAELRHAARHLDRRRFLTVTGAAATLAFAADIPLGGTAAAAEASAVQITENPFTLGVASGDPMPDSVLLWTRLAPRPYESGSGLPQKRFKVRWELAHDERFTHVTKRGSVDAHPEYNHAVHVEVDGLDADRVLYYRFRVGQWVSPVGRTRTAPSKGARLTELRLAAVSCQAYHDGYFTAYRHLADEDLDAVFHLGDYLYEYAVTATGGARAYTDRVLPEIFNRETLTLEDYRLRYALYKSDPDLMAAHAAHPFVVTWDDHETENNYADDTPENTVPPEEFLLRRASAYRAYWENQPLRRRQLPHGPDAQLYRRLQFGRLAQFDILDTRQYRSDQAYGDGWQVPGPESQDPARTLTGATQERWLIDGWRTSKATWNVVPQQVTFAQRKDRTTPDFKVSMDSWDGYPASRQRLLDGWESAGRDNLVVLTGDVHVHYGFDIKKDFDDPASKTLGTEIVTSSITSGKDGSDKPSNWATYMQANPHLKFYNGRRGYALVTLGEDTARADFKTVSAVTTPGAPITTAASFVTEAGNPGLTPA from the coding sequence ATGCAGCCTTCCGCATCAGTTTCCCCGTCCGGGCACTCCGCCGAACTGCGCCACGCCGCACGGCACTTGGACAGACGCCGCTTCCTGACCGTCACCGGGGCGGCGGCGACGCTGGCCTTCGCCGCGGACATCCCGCTCGGCGGCACCGCCGCGGCGGCCGAGGCGAGCGCCGTGCAGATCACCGAGAACCCCTTCACGCTGGGCGTGGCCTCGGGTGACCCGATGCCCGATTCGGTGCTGCTGTGGACCCGGCTCGCCCCCCGCCCCTACGAGAGCGGCAGCGGCCTGCCCCAGAAGCGTTTCAAGGTCCGCTGGGAACTCGCCCACGACGAGCGCTTCACCCACGTCACCAAGCGCGGCAGCGTCGACGCGCACCCGGAGTACAACCATGCCGTGCACGTCGAGGTGGACGGCCTGGACGCCGACCGCGTCCTCTACTACCGCTTCCGCGTGGGCCAGTGGGTCAGCCCCGTGGGCCGTACCCGCACCGCCCCGTCGAAGGGCGCCCGGCTGACCGAGCTGCGCCTGGCCGCGGTGTCCTGCCAGGCGTACCACGACGGCTACTTCACCGCCTACCGCCACCTCGCCGACGAGGACCTCGACGCGGTCTTCCACCTCGGTGACTACCTCTACGAGTACGCGGTGACCGCGACCGGGGGCGCCCGTGCCTACACCGACCGCGTCCTGCCCGAGATCTTCAACCGGGAGACCCTCACGCTGGAGGACTACCGGCTCAGGTACGCCCTCTACAAGTCCGACCCCGACCTGATGGCGGCCCACGCGGCACACCCGTTCGTGGTCACCTGGGACGACCACGAGACGGAGAACAACTACGCGGACGACACCCCCGAGAACACTGTGCCCCCGGAGGAGTTCCTGCTGCGGCGGGCCTCCGCCTACCGCGCGTACTGGGAGAACCAGCCCCTGCGACGGCGGCAGCTCCCGCACGGCCCCGACGCTCAGCTCTACCGGCGTCTGCAGTTCGGGCGGCTCGCCCAGTTCGACATCCTCGACACCCGCCAGTACCGCTCCGACCAGGCGTACGGCGACGGCTGGCAGGTCCCGGGACCTGAGTCGCAGGACCCGGCCCGCACGTTGACGGGCGCCACCCAGGAGCGCTGGCTCATCGACGGCTGGCGCACCTCGAAGGCCACCTGGAACGTCGTTCCCCAGCAGGTCACCTTCGCCCAGCGCAAGGACCGCACGACACCGGACTTCAAGGTCTCCATGGACTCCTGGGACGGCTACCCGGCTTCCCGGCAGCGCCTCCTCGACGGCTGGGAGTCCGCCGGCCGGGACAACCTCGTCGTCCTCACCGGCGACGTACACGTCCACTACGGCTTCGACATCAAGAAGGACTTCGACGACCCGGCCTCGAAGACCCTCGGCACCGAGATCGTCACCAGTTCGATCACCAGCGGCAAGGACGGCTCCGACAAGCCGTCCAACTGGGCCACCTACATGCAGGCCAACCCGCATCTGAAGTTCTACAACGGCCGCCGCGGCTATGCCTTGGTGACTCTCGGCGAGGACACGGCGCGCGCCGACTTCAAGACGGTCTCCGCGGTGACCACGCCGGGCGCCCCCATCACCACGGCCGCCTCCTTCGTCACCGAGGCCGGCAACCCGGGACTCACGCCCGCCTGA
- a CDS encoding STAS domain-containing protein yields MRTNIIRNRAVAVSHHSLNGWTVFEVDGEIDFHTAPQIREAAIGLLDQGHRNFVLDLCFVPFLDSTGLGAIVGITKRVKACQGSLRIACPSPRIRRVFEINSLQPIYDFYDSPQDATQQPPTPDGLAHWPHPIV; encoded by the coding sequence ATGCGAACGAACATCATCCGCAACCGCGCCGTAGCCGTCAGCCACCACAGCCTCAACGGCTGGACCGTCTTCGAGGTCGACGGCGAAATCGATTTCCACACGGCCCCTCAAATACGCGAAGCGGCGATCGGCCTGCTCGATCAGGGGCACCGGAATTTCGTACTGGACCTGTGCTTCGTCCCCTTCCTCGACTCCACGGGACTGGGCGCCATCGTCGGGATCACCAAACGCGTCAAAGCCTGCCAGGGCTCCCTCCGCATCGCCTGCCCTTCGCCCCGGATACGCAGAGTCTTCGAGATCAACAGCCTGCAACCGATCTACGACTTCTACGACTCGCCTCAGGACGCCACCCAGCAGCCACCCACTCCGGACGGCCTCGCCCACTGGCCGCACCCCATAGTCTGA
- a CDS encoding ABATE domain-containing protein, whose amino-acid sequence MNHAFPCGTLPLDFVGTLRARRNAVPTEKLASPGLLDAWFVESGMLDAEPGANDTDLKAALELRELIYELVVVRLAGEELPAAAVAALNQRAAGMPVEVQLGPRGVSHTGSASQGLAGLAREAVEILGGDEGTLLRECGRPECTQVYLDRSRGHRREWCAMKTCGSRVKSAAYRARQRSTKS is encoded by the coding sequence GTGAACCATGCCTTTCCCTGCGGAACGCTTCCTCTCGACTTCGTCGGCACCCTGCGCGCGCGACGCAACGCGGTGCCCACGGAGAAGCTCGCCTCTCCCGGGCTGCTCGACGCGTGGTTCGTCGAGTCCGGGATGCTCGACGCGGAGCCCGGCGCGAACGACACGGACCTCAAAGCCGCCTTGGAACTCCGTGAGTTGATCTATGAACTGGTCGTGGTGCGCCTCGCGGGTGAGGAGCTGCCCGCGGCGGCGGTCGCCGCGTTGAACCAGCGAGCGGCCGGCATGCCAGTGGAGGTGCAGCTCGGCCCGCGCGGCGTGAGCCACACCGGGTCGGCCTCCCAGGGGCTTGCGGGCCTCGCGCGTGAGGCGGTCGAGATTCTCGGCGGTGATGAGGGGACGTTGCTGCGCGAGTGCGGGCGACCCGAGTGCACCCAGGTCTACCTCGACCGGTCGCGTGGTCACCGCAGGGAGTGGTGCGCGATGAAGACCTGCGGGAGCCGGGTCAAGTCGGCCGCTTATCGGGCGCGTCAGCGCAGTACGAAGAGCTGA
- a CDS encoding LysR family transcriptional regulator: MDPDLDLRKLRYFVAVADRLHFGRAADELHIAQPVLSRQIRALEQDLGASLFTRDRHGVELTDAGRQLLADAGPLLASTHAVRRRVSAAAGGKRRLMVGFRAGVAVTPAARAFEDRHPDVVVDVQRIEGDDQAAMLLDGRIDVGYVRLPIDEAGLRVTPLYTEPRVAVLPAGHRFADKEEVTEADLAGEPLVWQGDPSTQPTKRPLANAGYPVRGVDETLEHVAAGRGISFLARSASVFYSHPDVVYVPIPDLAPDQVCLAVAASHTSPVVDDFVTAARSTAEITAECGNYEMWQRGGDAVTRHA; this comes from the coding sequence ATGGATCCGGACCTGGACCTGCGCAAACTGCGTTACTTCGTCGCTGTGGCCGACCGGTTGCATTTCGGTCGCGCCGCCGATGAGCTGCACATCGCGCAGCCGGTGCTCAGCCGGCAGATCCGTGCGCTCGAGCAGGATCTCGGCGCCTCGCTGTTCACCAGGGATCGCCACGGCGTGGAGTTGACAGATGCGGGCCGGCAACTGCTGGCCGACGCCGGTCCGCTGCTCGCCTCAACCCACGCGGTCCGCCGCCGGGTGTCCGCGGCCGCCGGCGGCAAACGGCGGCTGATGGTCGGTTTCCGGGCCGGCGTTGCAGTCACCCCGGCGGCCCGTGCGTTCGAGGACCGGCACCCGGACGTGGTCGTGGACGTGCAGCGGATCGAAGGCGACGACCAGGCTGCGATGCTGCTCGACGGCCGCATCGACGTCGGCTACGTGCGGCTGCCCATCGACGAGGCCGGCCTGCGCGTCACCCCGCTGTACACCGAGCCACGGGTAGCGGTACTGCCCGCCGGACACCGGTTTGCCGACAAGGAGGAGGTCACCGAGGCCGACCTGGCCGGCGAACCGCTGGTCTGGCAGGGTGACCCGAGTACGCAGCCCACCAAGCGCCCGCTCGCCAATGCCGGGTACCCGGTGCGCGGGGTGGACGAGACGCTCGAGCATGTGGCGGCCGGACGGGGCATCTCCTTCCTGGCCCGTTCGGCGTCCGTGTTCTACTCGCATCCGGACGTCGTCTATGTGCCCATCCCGGATCTGGCGCCCGACCAGGTGTGCCTCGCGGTGGCGGCATCGCACACCTCACCGGTAGTAGATGACTTCGTCACTGCGGCCCGGTCGACGGCTGAGATCACGGCAGAATGTGGGAACTACGAGATGTGGCAGCGTGGGGGCGATGCCGTCACGAGGCACGCTTGA
- a CDS encoding nitroreductase family protein: MNVYEAVESRRAVRAFSDEPVPVEILERVLSAAARAPSSGNLQPWHVYVVTGGPLAELKRRATDRALAGDPGDEREYPMYPADLTSPYLDRFTAAAAQRYATLGIERDDPERPKKIAALNAGAFGAPVVLFCYLDRAMGPGQWGDAGMYLQTVMLLLRAEGLHSCPQVMWTMFRKTVTQAVGADDGRALFCGVAVGFEKEGVPHLRTGRADMAETVSFIGV, translated from the coding sequence GTGAATGTGTACGAAGCCGTGGAAAGCCGCCGGGCCGTGCGGGCGTTCAGCGACGAGCCGGTACCCGTGGAGATACTCGAACGAGTGCTGTCCGCAGCCGCGCGAGCTCCGTCGAGCGGGAACCTCCAGCCGTGGCATGTGTACGTCGTGACCGGCGGTCCCTTGGCCGAACTGAAGAGGCGCGCGACGGACAGGGCGCTGGCCGGAGACCCGGGTGACGAGCGGGAGTACCCGATGTACCCGGCCGACTTGACGTCGCCGTATCTGGACCGCTTCACCGCCGCGGCCGCACAGCGTTACGCGACCCTGGGAATCGAGCGCGACGACCCCGAGAGGCCCAAAAAGATCGCCGCCCTGAACGCGGGGGCGTTCGGGGCACCAGTCGTACTGTTCTGCTATCTCGACCGCGCGATGGGGCCCGGACAGTGGGGGGACGCGGGGATGTACCTGCAGACGGTCATGCTGTTGCTACGGGCGGAAGGGCTGCACAGTTGTCCCCAGGTGATGTGGACGATGTTTCGCAAGACTGTCACCCAGGCAGTCGGAGCCGATGACGGACGCGCACTGTTCTGCGGTGTCGCAGTCGGGTTCGAGAAGGAAGGCGTGCCGCATCTGCGCACTGGGCGGGCGGACATGGCAGAAACAGTGAGCTTCATCGGGGTGTGA